Part of the Solanum pennellii chromosome 10, SPENNV200 genome is shown below.
ATGTCATTGACTTGCAATACTAGTGATTTTTCATAAGAAGCATCGAAActagaaagaaagagaaagatttTGCATACAACAACTACGCTTCAATCCTAAACAAGTGGTCAGCTATATGAATCCCCCATTCTTCATTAAAGCTCATTTTCATATCCTCATTGTGTTCATTACCGGAAAGTTCTAAGAAAAGTTCCAGCTTAGAATTTATGGAAAATTGAGCTTCGGATATTGAATGGTTAAATTATAAGGAATCAAGTAACAAGACTCATCGGCGGAGACAGTAGAGAGAACTAATGAAATAAGTTGTTTCTCCATAGACACAAATTTCTGTATATCCCTATCCATCAATAACAGAAACCCTTTACAAAGCTCGCCTATCAAACCAACCCCACATAATTTCTCAGACAAAATAGGTAACAAATACTCATCAGTAGAGACAGTTGAGAGAACTGATTAAACCTGTAGTTTCTCCATTAGTACAACTTTCTGTATATATTTTTGCAATGTATTATATGTTTACATAGAGAAACGTATAAAACAAAAGATACAACGAAAAGTTGAATTCTTGGTGATGAGATTCTTTCTAACAAAAACTGGACTAAGAAATATGATGACCTCTTTATCCCTATCCATCAATAACCGAAACCCTTCACACAGTTCGCCAATCGAAACCCTTCACACAGTTCACCAATCGAACCATCCATCCCCGCCTAGTTTTTCTCATCCATAATACGCAACAAATAGTTGAACATGATTACAATAATTAGGAAAACTGAAAAAGTACTCTGAAGAGAACTGATTAAAACAAGCTGTTTCTCCATTAATTCAACTTTCTGTATATGTTTTTGCAATGTATTACATGTCTACATTAAAGTTAAAGTATAAAACACAATataaagtcacaatctttatatttaaaaatgttaGAATGAAAAGTCAGAATCAACAAACTCTTGCTGCAGAGCTTCTTCTAACAAAAACTGAGATTGTTCCATCAACTCAGGACTCAATCTGAACATCAAAACACAAAACTCCATCTGATTAAGAGCTCCATCACCATCAAAATCCCCTTCTTTAACCATACCTTTAAGATCATCATCACTCAAATCTTGCAACCCTAACAAAGCTGAATTCTTCTTTAAACTCTCAATTGTGATGACCCCTTTATCCCTATCCATTAATAGCTGAAACCCTTTACATAACTCACCTATTAAACCATCCCCACCAAGTTTTTCAGCCATAAGAGGCAAACAATCATTGAAATTAGATTTTCTTGAAGTAGAATTAGCCAttgaagaaagtgaaaaattGGAGATAAGAAATGAAGAATTGATCTTGTTTGAGGAAAAGGGTGTGTGGAGAATAATATATAGGAGAGATTTGGATGGTGTAGAGGGGCTTCTAGGAAGGGGAAAAGCCATGGGAATACAACTAAGAAACAGTGAGCTTAACGCGAAGTTGCTTTTTTGATCTGAAAGAAATTGCCACCCAATTTCGATATTTTGTTCCTTTCCTACCTATTAGGGGTATTTCGgtccttttgaaaaaaaaatatttcgaaaaaaatatttttttttcttattttcatatataatcatTCGATATACGAAATTCACTTGATGACTTATTTAGCAAAGAGGGGCTAATTAGCCCTTTTGAGGTCGTCGAAAATAGTTATTAGATTAGATTCATTTGTAAGAGATGCTAATTAATCCGTTAATTTATGGAAAATTATCTAAATaaacaacttattttataatattgtttGAAATTTCCTACCGTTTGACAAAACTACAAAAATCTTCATTCTCTCATGTTCTCGAATAGATCACTTTACGCGATATATCGGGCGGGATATACGTGATGTATCGGAATGATGTATTAGTCGGATACATCTCTTTACGTGATGTATTGAAATTGTACACTATGTTTCGAGACATTGAGTGATATATCTG
Proteins encoded:
- the LOC107002788 gene encoding calcium-binding protein PBP1-like, whose protein sequence is MAFPLPRSPSTPSKSLLYIILHTPFSSNKINSSFLISNFSLSSMANSTSRKSNFNDCLPLMAEKLGGDGLIGELCKGFQLLMDRDKGVITIESLKKNSALLGLQDLSDDDLKGMVKEGDFDGDGALNQMEFCVLMFRLSPELMEQSQFLLEEALQQEFVDSDFSF